A genomic stretch from Verrucomicrobiia bacterium includes:
- a CDS encoding L-fucose/L-arabinose isomerase family protein has translation MNKDNQPRVGFIFLGRRRPGFDMEWGRQMEERARQSLRQISFTVLEPPEKAVDEGSLRRAMASCEAQRVDAVVSLQTTMADGRLAPTLAQLWPDPLILWATPEKPDGDMISSCSLVGAHCWGSVLRQMGHSFELVYGAPEAAETQRAFSDAVRLAVTVRRLRTVRLGMIGGQAPGFFAMSAEPFSIHKGLGAQMQNFSLLEFASAVKEVSAEAVVADVERFKALGLPHKDTTDDDLPTASRLYLAMRSFLDGENLDVLTVREWPEMPNAFGQWPYLGVARLVEEGRAVGIEGDADGGLSAWIAESLGLGRCYLSDWLEHDRETITLWHGGAAPPSLCEPVGSPGGPRIARHFNLKQPAVIEATIRAKMPVTVFRFWRLDGQYFLTAREGETIRPKRHLMATNALARLNHQDPREWLDELCHQGMPHHVAVVQGHHQAALRRLGRALGMPFI, from the coding sequence ATGAACAAAGATAATCAACCCAGGGTCGGCTTCATTTTCCTTGGCCGCCGCCGGCCCGGGTTCGACATGGAATGGGGCCGGCAGATGGAGGAGCGGGCGCGCCAGTCGTTGCGGCAAATCTCGTTCACGGTATTGGAACCGCCGGAGAAGGCTGTTGATGAAGGCTCCTTGCGCCGCGCGATGGCCTCATGCGAAGCGCAACGCGTGGATGCCGTCGTCTCGCTGCAGACCACCATGGCCGATGGCCGGCTGGCGCCGACGCTGGCTCAACTCTGGCCCGATCCGCTCATCCTTTGGGCCACACCGGAAAAACCCGATGGGGACATGATCAGCTCCTGTTCGCTGGTAGGGGCGCATTGCTGGGGATCGGTGTTGCGGCAAATGGGACATTCTTTTGAATTGGTTTATGGCGCGCCTGAGGCGGCTGAGACTCAGCGGGCCTTCAGCGACGCCGTGCGCCTGGCGGTCACTGTGCGCCGGCTCCGTACCGTGCGGCTGGGCATGATTGGCGGACAGGCGCCCGGCTTTTTTGCAATGAGCGCCGAGCCGTTTTCGATTCACAAGGGGTTGGGGGCGCAGATGCAGAACTTCAGCCTGCTGGAGTTTGCCAGCGCCGTAAAGGAGGTCAGCGCGGAAGCTGTCGTGGCCGACGTGGAGCGGTTCAAGGCCCTGGGCTTGCCCCACAAAGACACCACGGACGATGACTTGCCCACGGCGTCGCGGCTTTACCTGGCGATGCGGTCATTTCTCGATGGAGAAAACCTGGACGTTTTGACTGTGCGCGAATGGCCGGAAATGCCCAATGCATTTGGCCAATGGCCTTATCTGGGCGTCGCGCGCCTGGTCGAGGAGGGGCGCGCGGTAGGCATCGAGGGCGACGCGGATGGCGGGCTTTCGGCCTGGATAGCGGAGAGTTTGGGGCTGGGCCGCTGCTATTTATCCGACTGGCTGGAACATGACCGCGAGACCATCACTCTTTGGCATGGGGGCGCCGCGCCGCCATCGCTTTGCGAGCCGGTGGGCAGCCCTGGCGGCCCGCGCATTGCCCGGCATTTTAACCTCAAGCAACCGGCGGTCATCGAGGCCACGATACGCGCCAAGATGCCCGTGACGGTCTTCCGTTTCTGGCGGCTGGATGGGCAGTACTTCCTGACTGCGCGCGAAGGCGAGACAATCCGGCCTAAACGACACCTGATGGCGACCAACGCGTTGGCGCGCCTTAATCACCAGGACCCACGGGAATGGCTGGACGAGCTGTGTCACCAGGGCATGCCGCACCACGTCGCCGTGGTCCAGGGACATCACCAGGCAGCCTTGCGCCGGCTCGGGCGCGCGCTGGGCATGCCGTTCATTTGA
- a CDS encoding sodium:solute symporter family protein — MGVRAAITLGLILYVVLTTAVSFFWMSRVRKPADYLVAGRGLPYWVLTGTIIGTCIGTGVIIGGTGLAYQHGWAGCAYPIGLGLGTLLAGLFFARMRRFKFMTLSEEIACYYERKRVIVEFSNITLFLSQLCWLTIQIMGGAAVLGAVTGLPYRICVVLAGFAKAIISIPGGLKAVVYTDVLQTTILFGGFVFLLRSALGVSGGLAGLRQAVPGDYFSILGIGSLGGWNVLGLVLVLTLNPIADPGRRLTMYSAHTESGAKWSMITSGLVVMLFSVAIGITGMYTFKLNPHLAVPDQALPWLVMNVLPPWLAAFVVVAAVSGMSSAANGNAAAAGTFFVRHIYPLATRRYPQRPVAAARWALACAFFLSTLLALHTGSIVGFVVKFLPLTMSGLGVIIILGRFWGRSTWQGALAALITTPAASLVLMFLPAAAKFRENPTIPATVVGLIAHVVVSRLTPAPKHGFDEISQGLAHEREAIEGALPISTASSRLTAFT, encoded by the coding sequence ATGGGGGTTCGCGCTGCCATCACGCTTGGCCTGATTCTGTACGTTGTCCTGACGACGGCGGTTTCGTTCTTCTGGATGTCGCGCGTACGCAAGCCGGCCGATTATCTAGTGGCCGGACGCGGCCTGCCCTATTGGGTGCTGACCGGGACGATTATAGGCACCTGTATCGGCACGGGAGTGATCATCGGCGGAACGGGCCTGGCCTATCAACATGGCTGGGCCGGATGCGCCTACCCCATCGGTTTGGGACTGGGCACGCTGCTTGCCGGCCTGTTCTTCGCCCGGATGCGCCGCTTCAAATTCATGACGTTGAGCGAAGAAATCGCCTGCTACTACGAACGCAAGCGGGTTATAGTCGAGTTTTCCAATATTACGTTGTTCCTTTCGCAACTTTGCTGGTTAACCATACAGATCATGGGCGGCGCTGCCGTGCTCGGGGCGGTTACTGGACTGCCCTACAGAATTTGCGTGGTGCTGGCCGGCTTCGCCAAGGCGATTATTTCGATCCCCGGCGGGCTCAAAGCGGTGGTTTATACCGACGTGCTGCAGACAACGATTCTGTTTGGCGGCTTTGTCTTTCTGTTGCGCTCGGCATTGGGCGTCAGCGGAGGATTGGCCGGTTTGCGCCAGGCGGTTCCGGGTGATTACTTTTCGATTCTGGGCATTGGCTCGCTCGGCGGCTGGAACGTGCTGGGGCTGGTCCTGGTGCTCACGTTAAATCCGATTGCCGACCCGGGGCGCAGGTTGACCATGTACAGCGCGCACACTGAATCCGGCGCCAAGTGGAGCATGATAACCTCTGGGCTGGTTGTAATGCTCTTCTCTGTGGCCATTGGGATTACCGGCATGTACACCTTCAAACTCAACCCGCATCTGGCGGTGCCCGACCAGGCCCTGCCATGGCTGGTAATGAATGTCCTGCCGCCGTGGTTAGCCGCTTTTGTGGTCGTTGCCGCCGTCTCGGGCATGTCCTCAGCGGCCAACGGCAATGCCGCCGCCGCAGGCACGTTTTTCGTGCGGCATATTTATCCGCTGGCCACCAGACGGTATCCCCAACGGCCCGTCGCCGCGGCGCGGTGGGCTTTGGCATGCGCTTTTTTTCTCTCCACGCTTTTGGCCCTTCACACCGGAAGCATCGTCGGGTTTGTAGTCAAGTTCTTGCCCCTGACGATGAGCGGCTTGGGCGTGATTATTATCCTGGGCCGCTTTTGGGGGCGCTCGACCTGGCAGGGAGCGCTCGCCGCCCTGATTACCACGCCAGCCGCATCGCTGGTTCTGATGTTTCTACCGGCGGCAGCCAAGTTCCGCGAAAACCCCACCATTCCCGCGACGGTAGTGGGATTGATTGCTCACGTTGTGGTCAGCCGATTGACTCCAGCGCCCAAGCACGGCTTCGACGAGATCTCCCAAGGGCTCGCCCACGAACGGGAAGCCATTGAAGGCGCGCTTCCCATTTCGACTGCATCATCCCGGCTCACGGCTTTCACTTAA
- a CDS encoding class II fructose-bisphosphate aldolase, with product MNLYNAKHLCDQAAAKGFGIPALNNNGGTYDICRAIIEAAEELQSPLIIQCYEPNLEYRGFDYAGQLIKFLAAESAIPMAIALDHGRSPQSVLRAVKAGFTHVMIDYADRPIEQNVSGTQQIVDLVRPLGISVEAEIGHIIKSSDASGQRAGVVSVAEAKEFASRVDVDLLAVAVGTTHGIFKEQHGIDFKLISSIHGAVSPPLVLHGTSGVSMADISQSVKAGMTKINFGEGLRMNYIRYFNELSQTFNHEHHVWRIARAAKDKLKQDIKEIIRAVGSEGKAAAIK from the coding sequence ATGAACCTCTATAATGCAAAACATCTCTGTGACCAGGCTGCCGCCAAAGGCTTCGGCATTCCGGCTCTGAATAACAACGGCGGAACCTATGACATCTGCCGCGCCATCATCGAGGCGGCGGAGGAATTGCAATCGCCGCTGATCATTCAGTGTTACGAACCCAACCTCGAGTACCGCGGGTTCGATTATGCGGGCCAGCTCATCAAGTTCCTTGCCGCGGAGAGCGCCATCCCCATGGCCATCGCGTTGGACCACGGCAGGAGCCCCCAGTCCGTGCTGCGCGCGGTAAAGGCCGGCTTTACCCATGTGATGATTGATTACGCAGATCGGCCAATCGAACAAAATGTCAGCGGAACCCAGCAGATTGTTGACCTGGTTCGGCCGCTGGGCATCAGCGTCGAGGCAGAAATTGGGCACATCATCAAAAGCTCGGATGCCTCGGGGCAGCGCGCCGGCGTGGTGAGTGTCGCTGAAGCGAAGGAATTCGCTTCCAGGGTGGATGTGGATTTATTGGCGGTGGCGGTTGGCACTACCCATGGCATCTTCAAGGAACAGCATGGAATTGATTTCAAATTGATTTCGAGCATCCATGGCGCCGTCAGCCCGCCGCTGGTCTTGCACGGCACTTCCGGGGTTTCCATGGCAGACATTTCGCAAAGCGTGAAGGCGGGGATGACCAAGATCAATTTTGGCGAGGGGCTGCGGATGAATTACATCCGTTACTTCAATGAGCTGAGCCAGACCTTCAATCATGAACACCACGTTTGGCGGATCGCTCGCGCCGCAAAGGACAAACTCAAGCAGGACATTAAGGAAATCATCCGGGCTGTCGGCTCCGAAGGCAAGGCCGCGGCCATCAAATAG
- a CDS encoding glycosyl hydrolase family 79 C-terminal domain-containing protein has protein sequence MNDVITLDSHRALVINPKGYGIKAFELGARGSVEPLTMRNPDELNLTAYAVGNGSEVNVTIINKENGARPRDAEVTFVPRDRSLNKAAAIYLSAPNGDAAAIRGVTLGGDAITNSAPWHGQWTSLDMTNDRCTVTVRAASATIVKFSSQ, from the coding sequence GTGAATGATGTCATTACCCTGGACTCCCATCGCGCCTTGGTCATCAACCCCAAGGGGTACGGCATCAAGGCCTTTGAATTGGGGGCCCGCGGGTCCGTCGAGCCGCTGACGATGCGTAATCCCGACGAGTTGAACCTGACTGCTTATGCTGTCGGCAATGGGTCGGAAGTCAATGTGACGATCATCAACAAAGAAAATGGCGCGCGCCCGCGCGATGCAGAGGTGACGTTTGTGCCCAGGGACCGTTCCTTGAACAAAGCCGCCGCAATTTACCTAAGCGCTCCGAACGGCGACGCTGCGGCGATCCGTGGGGTTACCCTGGGCGGCGACGCAATCACTAATAGCGCTCCCTGGCATGGACAATGGACCAGCCTGGATATGACTAATGACCGGTGCACCGTGACTGTGCGCGCCGCTTCGGCAACCATAGTCAAATTCAGCTCTCAGTAA